Proteins from a single region of Pseudodesulfovibrio portus:
- a CDS encoding ABC transporter substrate-binding protein — translation MADIGQRPIHLLSAAWLCLVLCALVSPGLLSSARAGDGIRIAMITARTGEAGKSNAISFDGARFAVECINESGGILGQKVELLEFDNRGTPEGSAVAARRAIAAGVTAVVGCNWSSHSLAMAEVLQKAGVPMISHMSTNEAVTRVGDCIFRICFTDSFQGSGLARFALEKLDAATAVVLVDVSRAYCRGLAQSFADAFERGGGKVVWRGEYEARTLDVDAVLGEVARHQADVLFAPGGYGDVSALFANTRDQNIKMTLMTGDGVGPRMYEYIGAKSECIYFSSHWSRWSDTPQSRDFVSRYEARVGVAPSDTSALVYDSFMVLKDAIERAGTTVHSDVRDALATTAGFEGVTGTIRFNEFGDPIKPLVINQFRFGGVMFVDSIQP, via the coding sequence GTGGCGGATATTGGACAACGGCCCATTCACCTCCTGAGCGCAGCGTGGCTGTGCCTGGTGCTGTGCGCGCTCGTGTCGCCCGGCCTTTTGTCTTCGGCCCGCGCCGGGGACGGCATACGGATCGCCATGATCACGGCCCGGACCGGTGAGGCGGGCAAGTCCAACGCCATCAGCTTTGACGGAGCCCGGTTCGCGGTGGAGTGCATCAACGAGTCCGGCGGTATCCTCGGCCAGAAGGTCGAACTGCTGGAATTCGACAACAGGGGTACCCCGGAAGGCAGCGCCGTAGCGGCTCGCCGGGCCATCGCGGCGGGGGTGACGGCGGTTGTCGGCTGCAACTGGAGTTCCCACTCCCTTGCCATGGCCGAGGTCCTCCAGAAGGCCGGTGTCCCCATGATCTCGCACATGTCCACCAATGAGGCCGTGACCCGCGTGGGCGACTGCATCTTTCGCATCTGTTTCACGGATTCCTTCCAGGGGAGCGGCCTGGCCCGGTTCGCACTGGAAAAACTCGACGCCGCCACCGCCGTGGTCCTTGTTGACGTTTCCCGGGCATACTGTCGGGGGTTGGCCCAATCCTTTGCCGACGCCTTTGAGCGGGGCGGGGGGAAGGTGGTCTGGCGCGGCGAGTATGAGGCCCGGACTCTCGACGTCGATGCGGTGCTGGGCGAGGTGGCCCGGCATCAGGCCGACGTGTTGTTTGCGCCGGGCGGGTATGGCGATGTCTCCGCTCTGTTCGCCAACACAAGGGACCAGAATATCAAAATGACCCTCATGACGGGCGACGGCGTCGGGCCGAGGATGTACGAGTACATCGGCGCCAAGTCGGAGTGCATCTATTTTTCCAGCCATTGGAGCCGTTGGTCGGATACGCCGCAGTCTCGCGATTTCGTCAGCCGGTACGAGGCCCGGGTCGGGGTGGCGCCCAGCGATACGTCGGCTCTGGTTTACGACAGCTTCATGGTCCTCAAGGACGCCATCGAAAGGGCGGGAACCACGGTTCATTCGGACGTCCGCGACGCCCTGGCGACCACTGCCGGTTTCGAGGGCGTGACCGGGACCATCCGTTTCAACGAATTCGGCGACCCCATCAAGCCGCTGGTCATCAACCAGTTCCGGTTCGGAGGGGTCATGTTCGTCGACAGCATCCAGCCCTGA
- a CDS encoding ABC transporter substrate-binding protein, giving the protein MKQCIMCILFVFVLSTTALAGNTALRFGVLPVLDTLPLQVAAQEGIFEKHGLDVTLVKFMSALERDTAMQTGQIDGYFGDLIATYLLISRDVPMRIALTSWRTTPGYPMFGIALSPENKDRDLAAMKGGKLGLSKSTIMEFLADKMEDHLKVERGYFAQVEIKKMPIRLQMLLTGQIDSALLPEPLLSLARLKGGATLATAEDLDIPLTVLCLHERYFKNHGSDYMRFIRAYREAVQAIRDNPEKYRRLMAETCRIPKPLVADFPIYPYPMPSLPASAELAEVQEWMLDKGLLKMTVPDSVALSPIAP; this is encoded by the coding sequence ATGAAACAATGTATCATGTGCATATTGTTTGTTTTTGTTTTGAGCACGACCGCCCTGGCGGGCAACACCGCCCTGCGCTTCGGCGTGTTGCCAGTGCTCGACACCCTGCCGCTGCAGGTGGCCGCGCAGGAGGGCATCTTCGAGAAGCACGGCCTGGACGTCACGCTGGTCAAATTCATGTCCGCCCTGGAGCGGGACACGGCCATGCAGACAGGGCAGATAGACGGCTATTTCGGCGACCTCATTGCCACCTACCTGCTCATCAGCCGGGACGTGCCCATGCGCATCGCCCTGACCTCCTGGCGGACCACGCCCGGATACCCCATGTTCGGCATCGCGCTCTCCCCGGAGAACAAAGACCGTGACCTGGCGGCCATGAAGGGCGGCAAGCTCGGCCTGTCCAAGTCCACCATCATGGAGTTCCTGGCCGACAAGATGGAGGACCATCTCAAGGTCGAACGCGGCTATTTCGCCCAGGTGGAGATCAAGAAGATGCCCATCCGGCTGCAGATGCTCCTGACCGGCCAGATCGACTCCGCGCTCCTGCCCGAGCCCCTGCTGTCCCTGGCCCGGCTCAAGGGCGGGGCGACCCTGGCCACGGCGGAAGACCTGGATATTCCCCTGACCGTGCTCTGCCTGCATGAACGGTATTTCAAAAACCACGGCTCGGACTACATGCGGTTCATCCGCGCCTACCGGGAAGCGGTCCAGGCTATCCGGGACAATCCGGAAAAGTACCGCCGACTCATGGCCGAAACCTGCCGTATTCCCAAGCCGCTGGTGGCGGATTTCCCCATCTATCCCTATCCCATGCCCAGCCTGCCCGCCTCGGCCGAACTGGCCGAGGTGCAGGAGTGGATGCTGGACAAGGGGCTGCTCAAAATGACGGTCCCCGATTCCGTGGCCCTGTCCCCGATAGCCCCCTGA
- a CDS encoding ABC transporter permease yields MVGLLRSIFRYGGVILVMGLLWKAAALALGGVILPHPEDALAALIQAMGTSLFWEHFMTSAYRATAAMALAWATAFPLGLVMGSMKRVDAVLAPFVFLTYPVPKIVLLPIFLLLLGLGDTSKIAMIALILGYQILVTTRDGVRSIHPKYFDSVRSLGGSRWDVLREVLLPAALPHGFTALRLGTGVSVAVLFFVESFATTRGLGYMIMDAWGAMDYLTMFTGILGMSIMGAALYEAANILERRACKWMFLRSKD; encoded by the coding sequence ATGGTAGGCCTGCTGCGCTCCATCTTCCGTTACGGCGGCGTGATCCTGGTCATGGGGTTGCTGTGGAAGGCTGCGGCCCTGGCGCTGGGCGGCGTCATCCTGCCGCACCCCGAGGACGCTCTGGCGGCCCTGATCCAGGCCATGGGCACAAGCCTGTTCTGGGAACATTTCATGACCAGCGCCTACCGGGCCACTGCGGCCATGGCCCTGGCCTGGGCAACGGCCTTCCCGCTGGGGCTGGTCATGGGCTCCATGAAACGGGTGGACGCGGTGCTGGCTCCCTTCGTGTTCCTGACCTACCCGGTGCCCAAGATCGTGCTCCTGCCCATATTCCTGCTCCTGCTCGGGCTGGGCGACACCTCCAAGATCGCCATGATCGCGCTCATCCTGGGGTATCAGATCCTGGTCACCACCCGCGACGGGGTGCGCTCCATCCATCCCAAGTACTTCGACTCGGTCCGGTCCCTGGGCGGCTCGCGCTGGGACGTGCTGCGCGAGGTGCTCCTGCCTGCGGCCCTGCCCCACGGGTTCACGGCGCTCAGGCTGGGCACGGGCGTGTCCGTGGCCGTGCTCTTTTTCGTCGAATCCTTTGCCACCACACGCGGCCTGGGCTACATGATAATGGACGCCTGGGGAGCCATGGACTACCTGACCATGTTCACCGGGATACTCGGCATGTCCATCATGGGCGCGGCTTTGTACGAGGCCGCCAACATTCTGGAACGCAGGGCGTGCAAGTGGATGTTCCTGCGTTCCAAGGATTAA
- a CDS encoding chemotaxis protein, with amino-acid sequence MSKNAIDTGILLETGTNELEILEFYINEIRKEGQEPVPNYFGINVAKVMQVIETPNLEPPESAPHPSFMGTIPLRDLILPVLDLSVWLELDMPKTERDIVIVTEFSKSVTGFLVSGVTEIHRVGWGEVIPPSHIISSNTDAIIGLIDKGDRFVQLLDLETILTQFEPDSETEMAIADTTYNVLVADDSATIRAMIQQNLTDANFNPIITTNGDEALRKIMALKATAESEAKDITEYVNLVISDIEMPLMDGFSLTKNIKEDPILKKLPVILYSSIITKELRHKGESVGADLQVSKPDLNTIPQLAIDLIQGGAG; translated from the coding sequence ATGAGCAAAAACGCGATAGACACCGGAATTCTGCTGGAAACCGGGACCAACGAACTCGAAATCCTCGAGTTCTACATCAACGAAATCCGCAAAGAAGGGCAAGAGCCCGTACCGAATTACTTCGGCATCAACGTGGCCAAGGTCATGCAGGTCATTGAAACGCCAAACCTGGAGCCGCCGGAATCGGCGCCCCATCCGTCATTCATGGGAACCATTCCGTTGCGCGACCTCATCCTGCCGGTCCTGGACCTGTCCGTCTGGCTGGAGTTGGACATGCCCAAGACTGAACGGGACATCGTCATCGTCACCGAATTCTCCAAGTCCGTCACCGGGTTCCTGGTGTCCGGCGTAACCGAGATCCACCGCGTGGGCTGGGGCGAGGTCATCCCGCCGTCGCACATCATATCCAGCAACACGGACGCCATCATCGGCCTCATCGACAAGGGCGACCGGTTCGTCCAGCTGCTCGACCTGGAGACCATCCTGACCCAGTTCGAGCCGGACAGCGAAACCGAAATGGCCATCGCCGACACCACCTACAACGTCCTGGTGGCAGACGACTCGGCCACCATCCGGGCCATGATCCAACAGAACCTGACCGACGCCAACTTCAATCCCATCATCACCACCAACGGCGACGAGGCGTTGCGGAAGATCATGGCCCTCAAGGCCACGGCGGAGTCCGAGGCAAAGGACATTACCGAATACGTGAACCTGGTCATCTCGGACATCGAGATGCCGCTCATGGACGGTTTCAGCCTGACAAAAAACATCAAGGAAGACCCGATACTGAAAAAACTCCCCGTGATTCTCTACTCGTCCATCATCACGAAAGAGTTGCGCCACAAGGGCGAGTCTGTCGGTGCCGACCTGCAGGTATCCAAGCCCGACCTGAACACCATCCCGCAGCTGGCCATTGACCTGATTCAAGGTGGTGCCGGTTGA
- the ybeY gene encoding rRNA maturation RNase YbeY has product MGAVKIVKATRLDPRFPLSRRELAAVCDTILDALDLVGRTFTLTLTDDRNIAAVNSAFLGCTGPTNVLSFPADDGDETAVRVDGDDLGELVLSVDTLARETELYGQEPIEHLARLLAHGILHLAGFDHGQAMFDLTDAAVDRVIMEAADRLN; this is encoded by the coding sequence ATGGGTGCGGTGAAGATCGTCAAAGCCACCCGGCTCGACCCCCGCTTTCCCCTGTCGCGCAGGGAGCTGGCCGCAGTCTGCGACACGATCCTCGACGCCCTGGACCTCGTCGGGCGCACCTTCACGCTGACCTTGACCGACGACCGGAATATCGCGGCAGTCAACAGTGCCTTTCTCGGCTGCACCGGTCCCACCAACGTGCTGAGTTTTCCCGCCGATGACGGCGACGAAACCGCTGTGCGGGTTGACGGCGACGACCTCGGCGAACTGGTTTTGTCCGTGGACACCCTGGCCCGCGAGACCGAGCTCTACGGTCAGGAACCCATCGAGCACCTTGCCCGGCTGCTGGCCCACGGCATCCTTCATCTGGCCGGTTTCGATCACGGTCAGGCCATGTTCGACCTGACCGACGCGGCGGTGGACAGGGTGATCATGGAAGCGGCGGACCGTTTGAACTGA
- a CDS encoding NAD-glutamate dehydrogenase domain-containing protein, translating to MIDAIYSDPEMMREKIIDRLGESAGEVIPWFYANMPDYYFRTHGEAEQIRHLMAIISGMVLEEKQAVALHSPCGTRVTHISPGGDMNTLGWVLKGYRDKDIQIARIYSSRDDSIRLDTFVFGPQPLCAIDGEPVKDVIDAARSGELDIESHEVDDFQRFLTTASEDYIEKFEPGRAVRHFRTCDLLEGREHVQVALEKEVSPGFDRISVAMVNPPRKGLLHRVVNVFGREEIPVDRAYSDEFERGGKAPIAIMSFYLDRQRVDLAGDGEKWLRLKRQLELTKWFAPHGLEALAYEEGWELGQVMLMQAASEFAHQFLIKKDLNAYHSERIVYAVLKHRDVTRLLFEYFTVRFDPEFTGDRKAAMVEKRAAVRAAIRNVGNDIHRDILTYIYKFFRYTLRTNYYLDRKLGLGFRLDPLILAPMPREERPFGLYCFHGPYSFGFQVRYRDMARGGVRVVRTWSQEQFEMESNRLFDEVTKLAKAQQLKNKDIPEGGSKAVILLGPDGDIDLAVKSMVDSFLDLLVIPQGARGFVHPRIVDYLGREEIIFLGPDENITPQHIQWIADRAATRGYKWPSAFISSKPGAGIAHKQYGVTSEGVIVFADELLRTLGINPHAQPFTVKITGGPAGDVASNVMRILMREYGENARIVAMTDGHGAVYDPEGMDHGELSRLTDGNFKAADFDPSKLRGGGALVVSTDEEDGTRIRNTLHNTAVADIFIPSGGRPDTINMSNWKKFLQKDGAPSARGIVEGANIFISAEARAELEKAGVLVVPGPSANKTGVICSSYEILAGLILTESEFLEIKDQYVVQLLDILRLRARAEARLLMREFRQAGGGRTITELSFELSASINGLADRVALVLEETVDRVADDPGLSDVLLSYCPAVLADRYGDRLVNDLPRGHQIALLAAFVSAKMLYQEGMGWAERLVSLRNVRDVVFGYLEEEKAVAGFISEVRGAGLAHADQIAGILDFAGRKQRTLQRLGLG from the coding sequence ATGATTGATGCGATATACAGCGATCCCGAGATGATGCGCGAGAAGATTATCGACAGGCTCGGAGAATCGGCCGGCGAGGTGATCCCCTGGTTTTACGCCAACATGCCCGATTACTATTTCCGCACCCACGGCGAGGCCGAGCAGATCCGGCATCTCATGGCCATCATCTCGGGCATGGTCCTGGAGGAGAAGCAGGCCGTGGCCCTGCACAGCCCATGCGGCACCCGGGTGACGCACATCTCTCCCGGCGGGGATATGAATACGTTGGGCTGGGTGCTCAAGGGATACCGGGACAAGGACATCCAGATCGCACGCATCTATTCCAGCCGGGACGATTCCATCCGGCTCGACACCTTTGTTTTCGGCCCGCAACCACTGTGCGCCATCGACGGGGAACCTGTGAAGGACGTGATCGACGCGGCCCGGAGCGGCGAACTGGACATCGAGTCCCACGAGGTCGACGACTTCCAGCGTTTTCTCACCACCGCCAGCGAGGACTATATCGAAAAGTTCGAGCCCGGACGGGCGGTGCGCCATTTCCGCACCTGTGATCTCCTGGAGGGCAGGGAGCATGTCCAGGTGGCCCTGGAAAAAGAGGTCAGCCCGGGTTTCGACCGCATCAGCGTGGCCATGGTCAATCCGCCGAGAAAGGGTCTGCTCCATAGAGTCGTCAACGTGTTCGGGCGGGAGGAAATTCCCGTGGACCGGGCCTATTCCGATGAATTCGAGCGTGGGGGCAAGGCTCCCATCGCCATCATGAGTTTCTATCTTGACCGGCAGCGGGTGGACCTGGCCGGGGACGGCGAGAAGTGGCTCCGGCTCAAGCGCCAACTCGAACTGACCAAGTGGTTCGCGCCCCACGGGCTGGAAGCCCTGGCCTACGAGGAGGGCTGGGAGCTCGGGCAGGTCATGCTCATGCAGGCCGCGAGCGAGTTCGCCCATCAGTTCCTGATCAAGAAGGACCTGAACGCCTACCATTCTGAGCGCATCGTCTACGCCGTGCTCAAGCATCGGGACGTGACCCGGCTGCTGTTCGAGTATTTCACGGTCCGGTTCGATCCCGAGTTCACGGGCGACCGCAAGGCGGCCATGGTCGAGAAGAGGGCGGCGGTTCGTGCGGCAATCCGCAACGTTGGCAACGACATCCATCGGGATATCCTGACCTATATCTACAAATTCTTCCGCTACACGCTCAGGACGAACTACTACCTCGACCGCAAGCTGGGGCTGGGCTTTCGTCTCGATCCGCTCATCCTGGCGCCCATGCCCAGGGAGGAGCGGCCCTTCGGCCTCTATTGCTTCCATGGCCCCTACAGCTTCGGTTTCCAGGTCCGCTACCGGGACATGGCCCGGGGGGGCGTTCGCGTGGTTCGCACCTGGAGCCAGGAGCAGTTCGAGATGGAGTCCAACCGGCTCTTCGACGAGGTCACCAAGCTGGCCAAGGCCCAGCAGCTCAAGAACAAGGATATCCCCGAGGGCGGCTCCAAGGCGGTCATCCTGCTCGGCCCGGACGGTGACATCGACCTGGCCGTCAAGTCCATGGTCGATTCCTTCCTGGACCTGCTGGTGATTCCCCAGGGGGCCCGGGGCTTCGTCCATCCACGCATCGTCGACTACCTGGGCCGCGAGGAGATCATCTTCCTCGGCCCGGACGAGAACATCACGCCGCAGCATATCCAGTGGATCGCGGACAGGGCCGCAACGCGGGGCTACAAGTGGCCGAGCGCGTTCATCAGCTCCAAGCCCGGCGCGGGCATCGCCCACAAGCAGTACGGCGTGACCAGCGAGGGGGTCATCGTCTTTGCCGACGAGCTGCTGCGCACCCTCGGCATCAACCCGCATGCCCAGCCCTTTACGGTCAAGATCACGGGCGGCCCGGCAGGCGACGTGGCCTCCAACGTCATGCGCATCCTCATGCGCGAATACGGCGAAAACGCCCGAATCGTGGCCATGACCGACGGCCACGGCGCTGTCTACGACCCGGAAGGCATGGACCACGGGGAACTGTCGCGCCTCACGGACGGCAATTTCAAGGCAGCCGATTTCGACCCCTCCAAGCTCAGGGGCGGGGGTGCCCTGGTGGTGTCCACGGACGAGGAGGACGGGACCCGCATCCGCAACACCCTGCACAACACCGCGGTGGCGGATATCTTCATCCCGTCCGGCGGCAGGCCCGACACCATCAACATGTCCAACTGGAAAAAGTTCCTGCAAAAGGACGGCGCCCCTTCCGCGCGGGGCATCGTGGAGGGGGCCAATATCTTCATCTCGGCCGAGGCCCGCGCCGAACTGGAAAAGGCGGGGGTGCTGGTCGTGCCCGGGCCGTCGGCCAACAAGACCGGCGTCATCTGCTCTTCCTACGAAATCCTGGCAGGGCTCATCCTCACCGAGTCGGAGTTCCTGGAGATCAAGGATCAGTACGTGGTCCAGCTGCTCGACATCCTGCGCCTCCGGGCCAGGGCCGAGGCCCGGCTGCTCATGCGCGAGTTCAGGCAGGCCGGGGGCGGGCGAACCATCACCGAGTTGTCCTTCGAGCTTTCGGCGTCCATCAACGGGCTGGCCGACCGCGTGGCCCTGGTCCTGGAGGAGACCGTGGACAGGGTGGCCGACGATCCCGGATTGTCCGACGTGCTCCTGTCCTATTGCCCGGCGGTGCTGGCCGACCGGTACGGCGACAGGCTGGTCAACGACCTGCCGCGCGGCCACCAGATAGCCTTGCTGGCCGCATTCGTCTCGGCCAAGATGCTTTATCAGGAGGGCATGGGCTGGGCCGAACGGCTGGTCTCCCTCCGGAACGTGCGGGACGTGGTTTTCGGCTACCTGGAGGAGGAAAAGGCCGTGGCCGGGTTCATCAGCGAGGTGCGCGGCGCGGGATTGGCCCACGCAGACCAGATCGCCGGAATTCTCGATTTCGCGGGCCGCAAGCAGCGGACCCTGCAGCGGCTGGGCCTCGGGTGA
- a CDS encoding ABC transporter ATP-binding protein, translated as MLTAEHLSKSYGGKAVLEDVTFRLEPEETLAVVGPSGCGKTSLLYLLGGLSEPDAGRVSLMGSPVTRPSPEISIILQDYGLLPWRTVIENVALGLKLHGMGRAARRRKARDQLAEMGITGRDLDYPANLSGGEQQRVAIARAFVTEPRLMLLDEPFSSLDALTRERLQRTLLDVWRKRKIPYVLVTHSLEEAVMLGQRIMVMSGRPARPVAVFDNPGFGDENIRDTEACFDLLRRLRHTVEDQW; from the coding sequence ATGCTGACTGCGGAGCATCTGTCCAAGTCCTATGGCGGAAAGGCCGTCCTTGAGGATGTCACCTTCCGGCTCGAACCGGAGGAGACCCTGGCCGTGGTCGGCCCGTCCGGGTGCGGCAAGACGTCCCTGCTCTATCTGCTGGGCGGGTTGTCCGAGCCCGACGCCGGGCGCGTGTCCCTCATGGGCTCGCCCGTGACCCGGCCTTCGCCGGAGATATCCATCATTTTGCAGGACTACGGATTGTTGCCGTGGCGCACGGTCATCGAAAACGTGGCCCTGGGCCTCAAGCTGCACGGTATGGGGCGGGCGGCGCGGCGTCGGAAGGCCCGCGACCAGCTGGCCGAGATGGGCATCACGGGCCGGGACCTGGATTATCCCGCCAACCTGAGCGGCGGCGAGCAACAGCGCGTGGCCATTGCCCGGGCCTTCGTCACCGAACCGCGGCTCATGCTCCTGGACGAACCCTTTTCCTCCCTGGACGCCCTGACCCGTGAGCGGCTCCAGCGCACCCTGCTGGACGTCTGGCGCAAGCGGAAGATTCCCTACGTGCTGGTGACGCACTCCCTGGAGGAGGCGGTCATGCTCGGCCAGCGGATCATGGTCATGTCCGGCCGCCCGGCCCGACCCGTGGCCGTCTTCGACAACCCCGGCTTCGGCGACGAGAACATCCGCGACACCGAGGCGTGTTTCGACCTGTTGCGCCGGTTGCGCCATACCGTGGAGGATCAATGGTAG
- a CDS encoding PhoH family protein has product MASQLFGPQNQHLKLLGERIGVRIESRGNAVSIHAPEGEDGKAGLAAQVLTQLYAMIRKGRSVHPQDVDFACRILERRPSADVNEVFKGDVYATSGKRTVSPKSINQREYLDAIRDSDMTFGIGPAGTGKTYLAVAMAVGALARREVKRIVLTRPAVEAGEKLGFLPGDLAEKINPYLRPLYDALHDMLDFAKVQDYQETGIIEVAPLAFMRGRTLNDAFIILDEAQNTTPEQMKMFLTRLGFGSKAVVTGDVTQIDLPTQARSGLLHARKILEGTGGIRFVFFDEHDVIRHPLVGRIVRAYDKHESNGK; this is encoded by the coding sequence ATGGCCAGCCAGCTTTTCGGTCCCCAGAACCAGCATCTCAAGCTGCTCGGGGAGCGCATCGGCGTGCGCATCGAGAGCCGGGGCAACGCGGTGTCCATCCATGCCCCGGAAGGAGAAGACGGGAAGGCGGGCCTGGCCGCCCAGGTGCTGACCCAGCTCTACGCCATGATTCGCAAGGGGCGCAGCGTGCATCCCCAGGATGTGGACTTCGCCTGTCGCATCCTGGAGCGCCGGCCGTCCGCCGACGTGAACGAGGTGTTCAAGGGCGACGTGTACGCCACCTCGGGCAAGCGCACAGTGTCGCCCAAGTCCATCAATCAGCGCGAATACCTGGACGCCATCCGGGATTCGGACATGACCTTCGGCATCGGCCCGGCGGGCACGGGCAAGACCTATCTGGCCGTGGCCATGGCCGTGGGCGCGCTGGCCCGGCGCGAGGTCAAGCGCATCGTCCTGACCCGCCCGGCGGTGGAGGCCGGGGAAAAGCTCGGCTTCCTGCCCGGGGACCTGGCCGAGAAGATCAATCCCTACCTGCGCCCCCTGTACGACGCCCTGCACGACATGCTCGATTTCGCCAAGGTGCAGGACTACCAGGAGACCGGCATCATCGAGGTGGCCCCGCTGGCCTTCATGCGCGGGCGCACCCTGAACGACGCCTTCATCATCCTGGACGAGGCCCAGAACACCACGCCGGAGCAGATGAAGATGTTCCTGACCCGGCTCGGCTTCGGCTCCAAGGCCGTGGTCACCGGCGACGTCACCCAGATCGACCTGCCCACCCAGGCGCGGTCCGGGTTGCTTCATGCGCGAAAGATTCTGGAAGGCACCGGCGGCATCCGGTTCGTTTTCTTCGACGAGCACGACGTCATCCGCCACCCCCTGGTGGGCCGCATCGTCCGCGCCTACGACAAACACGAGTCCAACGGTAAATAG
- a CDS encoding ArsR/SmtB family transcription factor → MSNIACSDTDQHAKNVAAAREQMLTERQFLFLAELFKALGDYTRVRILYALSLGELCVCALAEVLDMSQSAISHQLRLLRAAKLVRYRKEGKNVFYSLDDDHVRNLVSQGLDHISEQG, encoded by the coding sequence ATGTCCAATATTGCCTGTAGCGATACCGACCAGCACGCAAAAAATGTCGCTGCCGCGCGGGAACAGATGCTGACCGAGAGGCAGTTTCTCTTCCTGGCCGAATTGTTCAAGGCCCTCGGCGACTACACGCGAGTCCGCATTCTGTACGCCCTGTCCCTTGGTGAACTCTGCGTGTGCGCCCTGGCCGAGGTCCTCGATATGTCCCAGTCCGCCATTTCCCATCAGCTCAGGCTCCTCAGGGCGGCCAAGCTCGTCCGGTACAGGAAGGAAGGGAAGAACGTGTTTTATTCTCTGGATGACGACCATGTGCGCAACCTGGTTTCCCAGGGGCTGGATCATATATCGGAACAGGGGTAG
- a CDS encoding SO_0444 family Cu/Zn efflux transporter: MADVVVLIVAESWHVLVEASPYVLFGFFVAGLLKGFVPDSYMARHLGRDSFGSVVKAAIVGVPLPLCSCGVLPTALGLRRQGASKGATTAFMISTPETGVDSMAVTYALIDPIMTVIRPVAASLTAVFAGVLVNAFPGKEEPLPMASVTDSCGAGGCGCGGSCPTEPQEGVGVRFRLGMDYAFGEMIGDIGRWLMVGVLIAGIISALIPEDALSGYVGSGFLSYLVMLVVALPLYVCATASTPIAASLLLKGLSPGAALVFLLAGPATNGATITVMLKTLGKRAAGLYVASIVIASLVLAWVTDRIYDALGLDIRAVVAEVDELLPHWAGVAGAVILLILVARSFIGKGRKH, encoded by the coding sequence ATGGCGGATGTGGTTGTGCTGATAGTCGCCGAGTCCTGGCATGTGCTGGTCGAGGCGTCCCCATATGTCCTGTTCGGATTTTTCGTGGCCGGGCTGCTCAAGGGCTTTGTCCCGGATTCCTATATGGCCCGCCATCTGGGCAGGGATTCCTTCGGTTCAGTGGTCAAGGCGGCCATCGTGGGCGTGCCGCTCCCGTTGTGCTCGTGCGGCGTGCTGCCGACGGCCCTCGGGTTGCGGCGTCAGGGTGCGAGCAAGGGGGCGACCACGGCTTTCATGATCTCCACTCCGGAAACGGGTGTTGACTCCATGGCCGTGACCTATGCGCTCATCGACCCGATCATGACCGTCATCCGGCCCGTGGCCGCGTCCCTGACAGCCGTGTTCGCCGGGGTGCTGGTCAACGCGTTTCCCGGCAAGGAGGAACCGCTGCCCATGGCGTCCGTGACCGACAGCTGCGGCGCGGGTGGCTGCGGGTGCGGCGGGTCCTGTCCGACGGAACCGCAGGAGGGAGTCGGCGTCAGGTTTCGCCTGGGCATGGACTACGCTTTCGGCGAGATGATCGGCGACATCGGCCGCTGGCTCATGGTCGGCGTATTGATCGCGGGGATCATTTCCGCCCTGATCCCCGAAGACGCGCTCTCCGGTTACGTGGGCTCGGGATTCCTCTCCTATCTAGTCATGCTGGTGGTGGCGCTGCCGCTCTACGTCTGCGCAACGGCTTCCACGCCCATCGCGGCCTCGCTCCTGCTCAAGGGGTTGTCGCCCGGCGCGGCCCTGGTCTTCCTGCTGGCCGGACCGGCAACCAACGGCGCGACCATCACGGTCATGCTCAAGACCCTGGGCAAGCGCGCGGCAGGGCTCTACGTGGCTTCCATCGTCATCGCCTCCCTGGTCCTGGCCTGGGTCACGGACCGCATCTATGATGCGCTGGGCCTGGACATCCGGGCCGTGGTGGCCGAGGTGGACGAATTGCTGCCCCATTGGGCCGGTGTGGCCGGAGCCGTGATCCTGCTGATTCTGGTGGCGCGGAGCTTCATCGGGAAGGGCCGCAAGCATTGA